DNA from Balneolaceae bacterium:
TTCCGGCAAGAACCAGACCTGAAATTACAGCGGCCAATTCAATTAAAATAGATTGTGATACAATGGCTCCAATGGTAGAAAGCGGAATAAATGCCGAATCAAGCTGGTAGGCAGACTGAAGTGTCATTACCGAACCGGTAAACACCCCAACCAGTATAATAATTGGTACAGAATCGTAGCCCACCTTCACTAATTCCTGAAACAGGTTTTTGCGGTAGGTACTAAACTCCGTAGAAGAACGAAGTCCCTGGTATAGCAGGGAACTGTATTTTCCTAATTCTTTAAATACACGCATGCAGCGTATTTTTCGTAGAAATTTATTTTTTTTGTGATACTTTTTTGGGGATTTTAGCCCGCTAATATTACAAAAGTTTTTTCCAAAATGTGGCTTACATTAAGTAGCAATCACAACGGTATAAAACTACAAAAGGTTTTTGCAAAGTGAAGATTTTTTGATCCGACAAATCTACTTCTTTATTTGGCAAGATGAATCAAGCAGATCGTTGGTATAACTCTTATTTTTCCCGCCACTCTTTGTTAACTTACGTTTTTTAAAACAGACACCATTATTTAATGATCCGATATTACACAGCAGGCGAATCTCACGGTCCCGGTCTCACAGGAATTGTTGAAGGCGTTCCCGCCGGCCTTGAAATTACAGAAGATTATATTGAACAACACCTTGTCCGCCGCCAAAAGGGGTACGGGCGCGGTGGACGTATGGCATTCGAAAAAGACCATGCAGATATACAATCCGGTGTTCGATTTTCGAAAACTATGGGGGCTCCTATTGCGCTTTCAATGGTGAACCGCGCCTATGAAAAAGACGATAGCAATTGGCCAAAAGTGATGGCCAAAACCGGTGAACGCGGTGATGTTGAAAAAATAACACTGCCAAGGCCCGGCCATGCTGATCTTGTGGGACTCCAAAAATATCGGTTTGATGATATCCGCCCCGTGATTGAACGATCCAGTGCCCGGGAAACGGCTATGCGTGTTGCCTGCTGCTCAGTGGCAAGAAAGTTTTTAAAGGAGCTCGGGATAGAGATCGGCGGCCACGTGATCCAGTTAGGCTCTATTGGTTACAGCGGATGGGAATCCGTACGAAAAATTGCAGATCCACTTGCCGAAAATGGTGCAGAAACGATCTATAAAACCGCTGACGAATCGGATGTTCGCTGCCTGGATGATGAACTTAGCCATCAGATGCGCGAGGAGATCAAAATTAAAAGAAAAGAGGGGACCTCGCTTGGAGGTATATATGAAATTGTTGTGACCGGTTTACCCGCAGGCCTTGGCAGTCATGTTCACTGGGATCGCAAACTCGACGGTCAGCTGGCCCAGGCCATTATGAGCACTCAGGCAATGAAAGGTGTTGAAATAGGACTCGGCTTCGATGCAGGTAAAACACACGGCCACAATGTACACGATGAAATCATCTACGAAGATGGATCCTTCAAACGCAGAACGAACCGGCTGGGAGGCTTTGAAGGCGGTATGACAACCGGAATGCCAATCATTTTGCGTGGAGTGATGAAGCCGATACCTACGATGATAAAACCCCTGAAAACTGCCGACGTTGTAACAAAAGAGGAACAAGACACTCGCTACGAACGATCCGATGTTTGTGCTCTTCCACGTGCAGTTGTAGTTGCAGAGAGTGTAATAGCACCCGTGATTACGAATGCTATCCTGGAAAAATTCGGCGGCGACTCTATGTCTGAAATTCTGGAACGTTATCCTCATGAAAAATAGCAGACAAAAGATCCGGGACCTTGCCTCTTCATTGAAAGAGAATCCAGACGATTCGTTTACTAAATTTGCATTGGCACTGGAACTGCTTAAGAAAGATGGCGTATCAAAAGCAAAGGTATTATTTGAATCAATTTTAAAGCAAGATCCCGATTATTTGGGCGTTTATTATCATCTCGGCAAGCTTTATGAGCGAACCGGTCGTCTTGATGATGCTCAACAAACGTTTCTCGACGGCCTTGAAGTTGCAAAAAAACAAAATAATGAACGAACGGCCCTTGAATTAAAAGAAGCCCTTGAATCTATTAACACCGAACTGAATGATGATTCTATCTCTTAAAAAAACTGTCCTCCCCTCTCTTATTTTATGCATCTTACTTGTATCAGGTTTTTCTGA
Protein-coding regions in this window:
- the aroC gene encoding chorismate synthase — protein: MIRYYTAGESHGPGLTGIVEGVPAGLEITEDYIEQHLVRRQKGYGRGGRMAFEKDHADIQSGVRFSKTMGAPIALSMVNRAYEKDDSNWPKVMAKTGERGDVEKITLPRPGHADLVGLQKYRFDDIRPVIERSSARETAMRVACCSVARKFLKELGIEIGGHVIQLGSIGYSGWESVRKIADPLAENGAETIYKTADESDVRCLDDELSHQMREEIKIKRKEGTSLGGIYEIVVTGLPAGLGSHVHWDRKLDGQLAQAIMSTQAMKGVEIGLGFDAGKTHGHNVHDEIIYEDGSFKRRTNRLGGFEGGMTTGMPIILRGVMKPIPTMIKPLKTADVVTKEEQDTRYERSDVCALPRAVVVAESVIAPVITNAILEKFGGDSMSEILERYPHEK
- a CDS encoding tetratricopeptide repeat protein; this translates as MKNSRQKIRDLASSLKENPDDSFTKFALALELLKKDGVSKAKVLFESILKQDPDYLGVYYHLGKLYERTGRLDDAQQTFLDGLEVAKKQNNERTALELKEALESINTELNDDSIS